A stretch of the Carassius carassius chromosome 6, fCarCar2.1, whole genome shotgun sequence genome encodes the following:
- the LOC132142310 gene encoding OX-2 membrane glycoprotein-like, which yields MLRLLIILSLLRGAYLAEIIARGDTGVEFGQDASFSCTLPDASAVKQVTWQRVRDQEPVQTLATYSALFNDYVDDQYVGKVIFTTASVNSSSIEIKNTTFDDEACYICSFKVYPFQPKRQTLCLTVKGISEITASVNPALSSDPDVVVSCSATGKPTPTIHWKSAEKELDNFSSNFTTLNKDSSTTVTSNLTLPLSQFHGLYVECVAKSDSMEKSIRINVSEVENKENKVTLRNYIIPILVVVIMSIAIIAAYLHSKLNDKVQEYACLV from the exons ATGCTGCGTCTTCTGATCATTTTAAGTTTGCTTAGAGGAG CTTATCTTGCAGAAATTATAGCACGAGGAGACACTGGTGTTGAGTTTGGTCAGGATGCTTCATTCTCTTGTACGCTGCCAGACGCATCTGCTGTCAAACAAGTCACGTGGCAGCGGGTGCGTGACCAGGAACCGGTACAAACTCTGGCTACATACAGCGCGCTCTTCAACGATTATGTGGATGATCAGTATGTCGGAAAGGTCATTTTCACCACGGCATCAGTTAATTCTTCATCCATTGAGatcaaaaacacaacatttgatGACGAGGCTTGCTACATTTGTTCCTTCAAAGTGTACCCATTCCAACCTAAACGACAAACCTTGTGCCTCACTGTTAAAG GTATTTCAGAAATAACAGCATCAGTGAACCCTGCACTCAGTTCTGATCCAGATGTTGTAGTCTCATGTTCAGCTACTGGTAAACCAACTCCAACTATACACTGGAAATCTGCAGAGAAAGAGCTGGACAACTTTTCAAGTAATTTTACAACTCTGAATAAAGACAGCTCAACCACCGTTACAAGCAACCTCACGCTTCCACTCTCACAGTTTCATGGGCTGTATGTGGAATGTGTTGCTAAGAGTGACAGCATGGAGAAGAGCATCCGAATCAATGTGTCTGAAGTAGAAAATAAAG agaATAAAGTCACATTAAGAAATTATATCATTCCCATACTGGTTGTGGTTATCATGAGTATTGCCATTATTGCTGCCTATCTTCACTCAAAGTTAAATG ataaagttCAAGAATATGCTTGTCTGGTTTGA
- the LOC132141845 gene encoding OX-2 membrane glycoprotein-like, translated as MLCLLILILSIINRVYLSEIIARGDTGVEFGQDASFSCTLPDASAVKQVTWQRVRDQEPVQTLATYSALFNDYVDDQYVGKVIFTTASVNSSSIEIKNTTFDDEACYICSFKVYPFQPKRQTLCLAIKGISEITASVNPALSSDPDVVVSCSATGKPTPTIHWKSAEKELDNFSSNFKTLNKDSSTTVTSNLTLPLSQFHGLYVECVAKSDSMEKSIRINVSEDHNKVNATPRSYIITVSVLIIMAVVVIIIIVICSLTRLKRATFGIKSTYEEPLKEEC; from the exons ATGTTGTGTCTGTTGATCCTAATTTTAAGCATCATAAATAGAG TTTATCTTTCAGAAATTATAGCACGAGGAGACACTGGTGTTGAGTTTGGTCAGGATGCTTCATTCTCTTGTACGCTGCCAGACGCATCTGCTGTCAAACAAGTCACGTGGCAGCGGGTGCGTGACCAGGAACCGGTACAAACTCTGGCTACATACAGCGCGCTCTTCAACGATTATGTGGATGATCAGTATGTCGGAAAGGTCATTTTCACCACGGCGTCAGTTAATTCTTCATCCATTGAGatcaaaaacacaacatttgatGACGAGGCTTGCTACATTTGTTCCTTCAAAGTGTACCCATTCCAACCTAAACGACAAACCTTGTGCCTCGCTATTAAAG GTATTTCAGAAATAACAGCATCAGTGAACCCTGCACTCAGTTCTGATCCAGATGTTGTAGTCTCATGTTCAGCTACTGGTAAACCAACTCCAACTATTCACTGGAAATCTGCAGAGAAAGAGCTGGACAACTTTTCAAGTAATTTTAAAACTCTGAATAAAGACAGCTCAACCACCGTTACAAGCAACCTCACGCTTCCACTCTCACAGTTTCATGGGCTGTATGTGGAATGTGTTGCTAAGAGTGACAGCATGGAGAAGAGCATCCGAATCAATGTGTCTGAAGATCATAATAAAG tgaATGCTACACCAAGAAGTTACATCATTACAGTTTCAGTCCTCATCATCATGGCTGTTgtggttattatcattattgtcatCTGTTCTCTCACCAGACTAAAGA GAGCCACTTTTGGGATAAAATCTACTTATGAGGAACCCCTTAAGGAGGAATGTTAA